The following coding sequences are from one Lolium rigidum isolate FL_2022 chromosome 6, APGP_CSIRO_Lrig_0.1, whole genome shotgun sequence window:
- the LOC124668586 gene encoding salicylate carboxymethyltransferase-like, which translates to MDSKQRVHMNQGQDETSYARNSSIQSAQQNRMKPLIEAAIVGLCSNPNTLLSGKMAIADLGCSSGPNALALVSIAVEATHNHFLRFQQPPPEVCVLLNDLPDNDFNVVVKSLVALQQTNEPVCLTGIVPGSFYERLFPSGSLHLVCSSNSLQWLSKDPEDLVANHISAYDFDEHIRRERLPVVAAAYGRQFRKDFTRFLKLRAKELVPEGQMVVSLVGRRSDKLATEISYVWGTAAQILGVMASEGMIDKKKFDSFYIPAYGPSAKELRVIIEEEGSFSITEMQAHDYATGMDRALLTPNRIANTLRAIFEPIIVQHFGEIMDEFVRTGEKHLSLQRSSQVEGTKDPIVMVVVSLAKA; encoded by the exons ATGGATTCCAAACAGAGGGTGCATATGAATCAAGGACAAGACGAAACAAGCTATGCTCGTAACTCCAGTATTCAG AGCGCTCAGCAGAACAGGATGAAGCCCCTGATAGAAGCGGCCATTGTTGGCTTATGCAGCAACCCCAACACCTTGTTGTCCGGAAAGATGGCCATCGCAGACTTGGGCTGCTCCTCTGGTCCAAATGCACTAGCACTGGTGTCAATAGCCGTGGAAGCCACCCACAACCACTTTCTTCGGTTCCAGCAGCCACCTCCAGAAGTCTGTGTACTCCTTAATGATCTCCCGGACAATGACTTCAACGTGGTGGTGAAGAGCCTGGTGGCGCTCCAGCAAACCAACGAGCCTGTTTGTTTAACTGGTATTGTACCAGGGTCATTCTACGAGAGGCTCTTCCCTAGTGGCTCCTTGCATCTTGTCTGCTCATCCAACAGCCTTCAATGGCTCTCAAAG GATCCTGAAGATTTAGTGGCAAACCACATCTCTGCATATGACTTCGATGAGCATATCAGGCGTGAAAGACTCCCAGTGGTTGCTGCAGCTTATGGACGGCAGTTCAGGAAGGATTTCACACGTTTCCTCAAGCTCAGAGCCAAAGAATTGGTTCCAGAAGGCCAGATGGTTGTCTCCCTTGTGGGTAGGCGTTCTGATAAACTTGCCACCGAAATATCTTATGTCTGGGGAACTGCAGCTCAAATTTTAGGTGTCATGGCTTCAGAG GGCATGATTGACAAAAAAAAGTTTGATTCTTTCTACATACCAGCATATGGACCTTCCGCTAAAGAGCTGAGAGTGATCATCGAAGAGGAGGGCTCCTTCTCAATCACTGAGATGCAGGCCCACGACTATGCAACCGGCATGGACAGGGCGCTCCTCACCCCAAACAGGATAGCCAATACTCTGAGAGCTATATTCGAGCCGATAATAGTCCAGCATTTTGGAGAGATCATGGATGAATTTGTAAGGACCGGCGAGAAGCACTTGAGCCTTCAGCGAAGCTCGCAAGTCGAGGGTACCAAAGACCCAATAGTTATGGTAGTTGTATCACTCGCCAAGGCATAA
- the LOC124662412 gene encoding F-box protein At5g49610-like, which translates to MAEAARARAAPLHRGLPDEISIWEILVRLPPKALLRCRAVCRAWRHATSTRDFLLAHHGHQPALPLLYEHDSSPSVDIIPLDHRAGVATADKLHSVARLCFGQTEAYMHLHASCDGLLILCTEADSCFSAPLHFSVCSPATRQYAPLPLLHGFCLAGMYPHRPTGEYRLLLYPDWTLDYDDRPPGAQDACYVYALGSCQPPRHIGWPEVELEIHAIVPALIRGSLHWHIERDELESNKIMVFNTTTELFRQMCAPAVPGAADLFEMDGVLGMASFSDGAIDIWTMQDYDGEVWAFKYRVELPVAELTERFGSNKCYSDVVVSSWDDDVLILLQSSEWLLHIDIAGKLVASFHRKLLRTTQFRLKQTLVQHTFFPTIEGYVVNTFPFISLDDSVVHT; encoded by the coding sequence atggcggaggcCGCAAGAGCACGAGCGGCGCCTCTCCACCGCGGCCTACCCGACGAGATCTCCATCTGGGAGATACTCGTCCGCCTGCCGCCCAAGGCCCTCCTCCGCTGTCGCGCCGTCTGCCGCGCCTGGCGCCACGCCACCTCCACCCGCGACTTCCTCCTCGCCCACCACGGCCACCAGCCCGCTCTCCCACTCCTGTACGAGCACGACTCCAGCCCGTCCGTAGACATCATACCCTTGGACCACCGGGCGGGGGTCGCCACCGCCGACAAGCTCCATTCCGTCGCCCGGCTCTGTTTCGGCCAGACCGAGGCCTACATGCATCTGCATGCCTCCTGCGACGGTCTCCTCATCCTCTGCACAGAAGCTGACTCGTGCTTCTCCGCTCCGTTGCACTTCTCCGTCTGCAGCCCGGCCACTCGCCAATACGCTCCCCTCCCGCTGCTCCACGGCTTCTGCCTCGCCGGAATGTACCCGCACCGTCCTACCGGAGAGTACCGTCTGCTGCTGTACCCTGACTGGACGTTGGATTACGATGATCGCCCCCCTGGAGCTCAAGATGCCTGCTACGTCTACGCGTTGGGCTCCTGCCAGCCGCCGAGGCACATCGggtggccggaggtggagctCGAGATTCATGCCATCGTACCCGCCCTCATCCGCGGCAGCCTACACTGGCACATAGAGCGGGACGAGCTCGAAAGCAACAAGATAATGGTATTCAACACCACGACTGAGTTGTTCAGGCAGATGTGTGCCCCGGCTGTTCCTGGCGCTGCTGACCTGTTTGAGATGGACGGAGTGCTCGGCATGGCCAGCTTTAGCGATGGTGCCATTGATATCTGGACGATGCAGGACTATGACGGCGAGGTATGGGCCTTCAAATACCGGGTTGAATTACCGGTAGCTGAGCTCACGGAGCGGTTTGGATCTAACAAATGCTATTCGGATGTGGTGGTTTCATCTTGGGATGACGATGTGCTCATTCTACTCCAATCTAGCGAGTGGCTACTTCACATTGACATCGCTGGCAAGTTGGTCGCAAGTTTCCATCGTAAATTACTCCGTACTACTCAGTTTCGTCTCAAACAGACACTTGTTCAACATACCTTCTTTCCGACAATAGAGGGCTATGTTGTCAACACTTTTCCTTTCATCTCACTAGATGATTCTGTTGTCCACACTTAG